A genome region from Corallococcus soli includes the following:
- a CDS encoding FHA domain-containing protein: MAILVVRHPDGTEHEHEIAGELKIGRQQGNDLVLTEGGVSRQHARIYVEGGTVYVEDGGSQNGTFIDGQRIEGPTALLPGSQVLLGDYELKLKGGAKRSSGRKAAVDTAVDEEPPALADVPVRGTRAMPSIRARATANGAAKPPGAALAKRPSRALSTPAGPGSGPVLKGMTGPWAGRSYPLNGVVLVGRAPPAVVLLDDDSVSRKHAEVELAGNVARARDLGSANGTLLNGELLGQEFVELQAGDVLQFGVVEMAYEASDTPSRRPGSGIPARRGGGRGQPEVSNNRRTMLVVAGGAMALLAVVAVVKGTLVAPPPPPTQAAVNDPAQQVQELLSECRTYASNEMGQPDWARAETACEKALDQDPINAEANTLIRRIKLEREAFENLEFAKKSVELNREKDALIALRKIPKESEYFRRARAKARESADRFVSRAKDDCKRYLGNSQWSAAVPRCQDYMEVWCQKQNREELSPPLGQTLRLEGALRRNEWRPKDAMFVKFLVARLKLDRNAAPWTCPVSDILAEDESGPDQASQVRNMMNSRYSAKLMQAAMMDYWAGRGSESLATLQKLRSKVDSAQYHAPADELMRDVSNVDQLFKAGESALTREDPERAVEPFKEALATDKRLMGELAETHLSFYRKNILQDMAAASYLRGKHFADRDDKRRGCRIWKLGFDFYKGNTDLNRTVAYCSTLAQQVLNNAAGCPDLGAVEDYAVPGDGIAELVAAKKQELKCR; the protein is encoded by the coding sequence ATGGCAATCCTGGTCGTCCGTCACCCCGACGGCACTGAGCACGAGCACGAAATCGCTGGCGAGCTGAAGATTGGCCGCCAGCAGGGCAATGACCTCGTCCTCACGGAGGGCGGCGTGTCGCGGCAGCACGCGCGCATCTACGTGGAGGGCGGCACGGTCTACGTCGAGGATGGTGGCAGCCAGAACGGCACCTTCATCGACGGGCAGCGCATTGAGGGCCCCACGGCGCTGCTGCCCGGCTCGCAGGTGCTGCTGGGCGACTACGAGCTGAAGCTCAAGGGCGGCGCGAAGCGCTCCAGCGGGCGCAAGGCCGCGGTGGACACCGCGGTGGACGAGGAGCCTCCGGCGCTCGCGGACGTCCCCGTGCGGGGCACGCGCGCCATGCCCAGCATCCGGGCCAGGGCCACCGCGAACGGGGCCGCGAAGCCCCCTGGCGCGGCGCTGGCGAAGCGGCCCTCGCGGGCCCTCAGCACGCCCGCGGGGCCGGGTTCGGGGCCGGTGCTCAAGGGCATGACGGGGCCGTGGGCCGGCCGGTCCTACCCCCTCAACGGGGTGGTGCTGGTGGGCCGGGCGCCGCCGGCGGTGGTGCTGCTCGACGACGACTCGGTGAGCCGCAAGCACGCGGAGGTCGAACTCGCGGGCAACGTCGCGCGCGCCCGCGACCTGGGCAGCGCGAACGGCACGCTGCTCAACGGCGAGCTGCTGGGGCAGGAGTTCGTCGAACTCCAGGCGGGCGACGTCCTCCAGTTCGGCGTGGTGGAGATGGCCTACGAGGCCTCCGACACGCCCTCGCGGCGTCCGGGCTCGGGCATCCCCGCGCGGCGCGGAGGAGGCCGGGGCCAGCCGGAGGTGAGCAACAACCGGCGCACGATGCTGGTGGTGGCCGGAGGCGCGATGGCGCTCCTGGCGGTGGTGGCGGTCGTGAAGGGGACCCTCGTGGCGCCCCCGCCGCCGCCCACCCAGGCCGCGGTGAATGATCCCGCGCAGCAGGTGCAGGAGCTGCTCAGCGAGTGTCGCACCTACGCGTCCAACGAGATGGGGCAGCCGGACTGGGCCCGGGCCGAGACGGCCTGTGAGAAGGCGCTGGACCAGGACCCCATCAACGCGGAGGCGAACACCCTCATCCGGCGCATCAAGCTGGAGCGGGAGGCCTTCGAGAACCTGGAGTTCGCGAAGAAGTCCGTGGAGCTGAACCGCGAGAAGGACGCCCTCATCGCGCTGCGCAAGATTCCGAAGGAGAGCGAGTACTTCCGCCGCGCCCGCGCGAAGGCGCGCGAGTCCGCGGACCGCTTCGTGTCGCGCGCGAAGGACGACTGCAAGCGCTACCTGGGCAACTCGCAGTGGAGCGCCGCGGTGCCCCGCTGCCAGGACTACATGGAAGTGTGGTGCCAGAAGCAGAACCGGGAGGAGCTGTCGCCGCCGCTGGGCCAGACGCTGCGCCTGGAGGGCGCGCTGCGGCGCAACGAGTGGCGCCCCAAGGACGCCATGTTCGTGAAGTTCCTGGTGGCCCGCCTCAAGCTGGATCGCAACGCGGCGCCGTGGACGTGCCCGGTGTCGGACATCCTGGCGGAGGACGAGTCCGGGCCGGATCAGGCCAGCCAGGTGCGCAACATGATGAACAGCCGCTACAGCGCGAAGCTGATGCAGGCGGCGATGATGGACTACTGGGCGGGGCGCGGCAGCGAGTCGCTGGCGACGTTGCAGAAGCTGCGCTCGAAGGTGGACTCCGCGCAGTACCACGCCCCGGCGGACGAGCTGATGCGGGACGTGTCCAACGTGGACCAGCTCTTCAAGGCGGGCGAGAGCGCGCTCACGCGCGAGGACCCGGAGCGCGCGGTGGAGCCCTTCAAGGAAGCGCTGGCGACGGACAAGCGCCTGATGGGCGAGCTGGCGGAGACGCACCTGTCGTTCTACCGGAAGAACATCCTCCAGGACATGGCGGCGGCGTCGTACCTGCGCGGCAAGCACTTCGCGGATCGCGACGACAAGCGCCGCGGCTGCCGCATCTGGAAGCTGGGCTTCGACTTCTACAAGGGCAACACGGACCTCAACCGCACGGTGGCCTACTGTTCGACGCTCGCGCAGCAGGTGCTCAACAACGCGGCGGGCTGCCCGGACCTGGGCGCGGTGGAGGACTACGCGGTGCCGGGTGACGGCATCGCGGAGCTGGTGGCGGCGAAGAAGCAGGAGCTGAAGTGCCGTTGA
- the polA gene encoding DNA polymerase I, with protein sequence MADTSPPRTERRLALFDASGFIFRAYHAIPPLTTSKGVPTNAVLGFTRMVLKALQELKPTHVALAFDKSGRVERQKIDPQYKANRKAPPEDLTPQFPLIRKVGDVLNLPSLDAEGWEADDVIGTLAMQAKAEGFQVLVVTSDKDFMQIVDEDITLFDPQKNKRMAVADVQEKMGILPRQVRDFLALVGDAVDNVAKVPGVGDKTAVELLHQFGDVETLLSRLEEVKKPKIRAALESHRDSLVRAKQLVTFNTTLPLGVKLDDLVRKAPDGTRARDLFTELEFFALLRDLPAEETPRPDVAPLVATTTVVTTEAELQSLVDAARAAQAVTLVPAFEGMPFAAPLVGLGVALPDGTTRYVPLRHQQLGASQVPVPAFVAAMKDLLADAGVKKGGHDLKALTLVLANDGLTLEGAHDDVELLSYLLNPSRREHALADLARERLRSELPALPASVEGKKGRALSDHGPEEVAAAYAVRADAARRLAPELWRELELGGLAELARTLELPLLPILARMEREGVKLDVKELGRISERVDVEVKAKEAECHTAAGHVFNLGSNPQLAQVLYEEQKLPILKRGKTGPSTDQEVLEKLAEEHGSVLARALIEYRGLSKLKSTYLDTLPSLVAKDGRIHTTYHQAATATGRLSSSDPNLQNIPIRTELGREIRRAFVADAGHQLVSADYSQVELRLLAHIAEDPVLIQAFLDDEDIHSRTAAEIFGVDPKTVDREQRRVAKTVNFGIAYGLSAHGLSTRLGISQESARDVIERYFTRYAGIRQYLEDTVEKARKVGYVETLYGRRRLMGDLLSKNRGVAQAAERAAINMPIQGTAADLMKKAMLSVDAALREQKLKARVLLQVHDELLIEAPDAEVEAVKALAVRCMASVAELKVPLKVDVGAGTSWADAH encoded by the coding sequence ATGGCCGACACCAGCCCCCCGCGCACCGAGCGCCGCCTGGCCCTCTTCGACGCCTCTGGCTTCATCTTCCGCGCCTACCACGCCATCCCCCCGCTCACGACGAGCAAGGGGGTGCCCACCAACGCGGTGCTGGGCTTCACCCGCATGGTGCTCAAGGCCCTGCAGGAGCTGAAGCCCACGCACGTGGCCCTGGCATTCGACAAGTCAGGGCGCGTGGAGCGCCAGAAGATCGACCCGCAGTACAAGGCGAACCGCAAGGCGCCGCCGGAGGATTTGACGCCCCAGTTCCCGCTCATCCGCAAGGTGGGCGACGTGCTCAACCTCCCGTCCCTGGACGCGGAGGGCTGGGAGGCGGACGACGTCATCGGCACGCTGGCGATGCAGGCCAAGGCCGAGGGCTTCCAGGTCCTCGTCGTCACCAGCGACAAGGACTTCATGCAGATCGTCGACGAGGACATCACCCTCTTCGATCCGCAGAAGAACAAGCGGATGGCCGTCGCGGACGTGCAGGAGAAGATGGGCATCCTGCCCCGGCAGGTGCGCGACTTCCTGGCCCTGGTGGGCGACGCGGTGGACAACGTCGCCAAGGTGCCCGGCGTGGGCGACAAGACGGCGGTGGAACTGCTGCACCAGTTTGGCGACGTGGAGACGCTGCTGTCGCGGCTGGAGGAAGTGAAGAAGCCGAAGATCCGCGCCGCGCTGGAGTCCCACCGCGACAGCCTGGTGCGCGCCAAGCAGCTGGTGACGTTCAACACCACGCTGCCCCTGGGCGTGAAGCTGGACGACCTGGTGCGCAAGGCGCCGGACGGCACGCGCGCGCGCGACCTGTTCACGGAGCTGGAGTTCTTCGCGCTGCTGCGCGACCTGCCGGCGGAGGAGACGCCGCGTCCGGACGTGGCGCCGCTCGTCGCCACCACCACGGTGGTCACCACGGAGGCGGAGCTCCAGTCGCTGGTGGACGCGGCGCGCGCCGCCCAGGCCGTCACGCTGGTGCCCGCCTTCGAGGGCATGCCCTTCGCTGCGCCCCTGGTGGGCCTGGGCGTGGCGCTGCCGGACGGCACCACGCGCTACGTGCCCCTGCGGCACCAGCAGCTGGGCGCGTCCCAGGTGCCGGTGCCCGCGTTCGTGGCGGCCATGAAGGACCTGCTGGCGGACGCGGGCGTGAAGAAGGGCGGGCATGACCTCAAGGCGCTCACGCTGGTGCTGGCCAACGACGGGCTGACGCTGGAGGGCGCGCACGACGACGTGGAGCTGCTGAGCTACCTGCTCAACCCGTCGCGCCGTGAGCACGCGCTGGCGGACCTGGCGCGGGAGCGGCTGCGCTCGGAGCTGCCCGCGCTGCCGGCGTCGGTGGAGGGCAAGAAGGGGCGGGCGCTGTCGGACCACGGGCCGGAGGAGGTGGCCGCGGCGTACGCGGTGCGCGCGGACGCGGCGCGCCGGCTGGCGCCGGAGCTGTGGCGGGAGCTGGAGCTGGGCGGGCTCGCGGAGCTGGCGCGCACGCTGGAATTGCCGCTGCTGCCCATCCTGGCGCGCATGGAGCGCGAGGGCGTCAAGCTGGACGTGAAGGAGCTGGGCCGCATCTCCGAGCGCGTGGACGTGGAGGTGAAGGCGAAGGAGGCCGAGTGCCACACGGCCGCGGGCCACGTCTTCAACCTGGGCTCCAACCCGCAGCTGGCGCAGGTGCTCTACGAAGAGCAGAAGCTGCCCATCCTCAAGCGCGGCAAGACGGGCCCGTCCACGGATCAGGAGGTGCTGGAGAAGCTGGCCGAGGAGCACGGCAGCGTCCTGGCGCGGGCCCTCATCGAGTACCGGGGCCTGTCCAAGCTCAAGAGCACGTACCTGGACACGCTGCCGTCGCTGGTGGCGAAGGACGGGCGCATCCATACGACGTACCACCAGGCGGCCACCGCCACCGGCCGGCTGTCGTCGTCCGACCCGAACCTCCAGAACATCCCCATCCGCACGGAGCTGGGCCGGGAGATCCGCCGCGCCTTCGTGGCGGACGCGGGGCACCAGCTGGTGAGCGCGGACTACTCGCAGGTGGAGCTGCGCCTCCTGGCCCACATCGCGGAGGACCCGGTCCTCATCCAGGCGTTCCTGGACGACGAGGACATCCACAGCCGCACGGCGGCGGAGATCTTCGGCGTGGATCCGAAGACCGTGGACCGCGAGCAGCGCCGCGTGGCGAAGACGGTGAACTTCGGCATCGCGTACGGCCTGTCCGCGCACGGCCTGTCCACGCGGCTGGGCATCTCCCAGGAGAGCGCCCGCGACGTCATCGAGCGGTACTTCACCCGGTACGCGGGCATCCGCCAGTACCTGGAGGACACCGTGGAGAAGGCGCGCAAGGTGGGCTACGTGGAGACGCTCTACGGCCGCCGCCGCCTGATGGGCGACCTGCTCTCCAAGAACCGGGGCGTGGCCCAGGCCGCCGAGCGCGCCGCCATCAACATGCCCATCCAGGGCACCGCCGCGGACCTGATGAAGAAGGCGATGCTGTCCGTGGACGCGGCGCTGCGGGAGCAGAAGCTGAAGGCCCGCGTGCTGTTGCAGGTGCACGACGAACTGCTCATTGAAGCGCCGGACGCGGAGGTGGAGGCGGTGAAGGCCCTGGCCGTGCGGTGCATGGCCTCCGTCGCGGAGCTGAAGGTGCCGCTCAAGGTGGACGTGGGCGCCGGCACGAGCTGGGCGGACGCGCACTAG
- a CDS encoding peptidase MA family metallohydrolase, translating into MLRLFAVLMMLLASPQAFAQGEGPRGIHTQEAVVTDAALVPHARPALATGELRTKRFVIVHTEKAAGAARALAQQIEGVRDGFGAMLGRDWPGTTEIRLGVGRQEFEALALPGGKPPGWAVALAYPGHQIILLDALSLSDTQGPTTLRHELAHVALGQLAKEWPRWFQEGVAQNLTDERYSVAHYTALFRAVTQERVFHFEDLAEDWPDVPADVEIAYAQSAAFVAYLTGKHGPQAMGLLVDGVRAGEPFEQAFGKAFRTSLLLEEQDWREGLAARYGWLPLTTSSALLWLAASALCVAAFARRMWQKSARMTELAAEDAAEDAALRLLAAARAAGPVSPDGSEPGSPSALTWPEWPGATPNPAAPSSRPEALEGAPEALESSTGAPEVSESFEPGDEEPESASGEQEVDAEHLAGRPPKPTLH; encoded by the coding sequence ATGCTCCGCCTGTTCGCTGTCCTGATGATGCTGCTGGCCTCGCCCCAGGCGTTCGCGCAAGGAGAGGGTCCGCGTGGAATCCACACCCAGGAGGCCGTCGTCACCGACGCCGCGCTCGTGCCCCATGCCCGGCCCGCGCTGGCCACCGGGGAGCTGCGCACGAAGCGCTTCGTCATCGTGCACACGGAGAAGGCGGCGGGCGCGGCCCGGGCGCTGGCCCAGCAGATTGAGGGCGTGCGGGACGGCTTCGGCGCGATGCTCGGGCGCGACTGGCCGGGCACCACGGAGATCCGCCTGGGCGTGGGCCGCCAGGAGTTCGAGGCCCTGGCCCTCCCCGGCGGAAAGCCCCCGGGCTGGGCGGTGGCGCTCGCCTACCCTGGCCACCAAATCATCCTCCTGGACGCGCTCAGCCTGAGCGACACGCAGGGCCCCACCACGCTGCGGCACGAGCTGGCGCACGTGGCGCTGGGGCAGCTGGCGAAGGAGTGGCCCCGCTGGTTCCAGGAGGGCGTGGCGCAGAACCTCACCGACGAGCGCTACTCCGTCGCCCACTACACCGCCCTCTTCCGCGCCGTGACGCAGGAGCGCGTCTTCCACTTCGAGGACCTGGCCGAGGACTGGCCGGACGTGCCCGCGGACGTGGAGATCGCCTACGCGCAGAGCGCCGCCTTCGTGGCCTATCTCACCGGGAAGCACGGCCCCCAGGCCATGGGCCTGCTGGTGGACGGCGTGCGCGCGGGTGAGCCCTTCGAGCAGGCCTTCGGCAAGGCCTTCCGCACGTCGCTGCTGCTGGAGGAGCAGGACTGGCGTGAAGGCCTGGCGGCCCGGTACGGCTGGCTGCCGCTCACCACCAGCTCCGCGCTCCTGTGGCTGGCCGCCTCCGCCCTGTGCGTGGCCGCCTTCGCGCGCCGGATGTGGCAGAAGTCCGCGCGGATGACGGAGCTGGCCGCGGAGGACGCCGCCGAGGACGCCGCGCTGCGCCTGCTCGCCGCCGCCCGCGCCGCCGGGCCGGTGTCCCCGGACGGCAGCGAGCCCGGCTCCCCCTCCGCTCTCACCTGGCCGGAGTGGCCCGGCGCCACGCCCAACCCGGCCGCTCCCTCCTCGCGCCCGGAAGCCCTGGAAGGTGCCCCGGAGGCGCTGGAGTCCAGCACCGGCGCGCCGGAGGTGTCCGAGTCCTTCGAGCCGGGCGACGAGGAGCCGGAGTCCGCCAGCGGCGAGCAGGAAGTGGACGCCGAGCACCTGGCAGGCCGTCCCCCCAAGCCGACGCTCCACTGA
- a CDS encoding DUF167 domain-containing protein, whose protein sequence is MTAPWLKTIPEGVELTVLVQPRASRTKVVGEHDGQLKIQLAAPPVDGEANAALLEFIAKKLGVPKRQVTLTAGDTSRRKRLKVQGVDAPAVEAVISGGP, encoded by the coding sequence GTGACCGCCCCCTGGTTGAAAACCATACCGGAGGGCGTGGAGCTGACGGTGCTCGTCCAACCCCGTGCATCGCGCACGAAGGTGGTGGGCGAACACGACGGCCAGTTGAAGATCCAGCTCGCGGCCCCCCCGGTGGATGGCGAAGCAAATGCCGCCCTGTTGGAATTCATCGCCAAGAAGCTGGGTGTGCCCAAGCGGCAGGTGACCCTCACGGCGGGTGACACGTCGCGCCGTAAGCGATTGAAGGTGCAGGGGGTTGATGCGCCGGCGGTGGAGGCTGTTATCTCTGGTGGACCGTGA
- a CDS encoding DivIVA domain-containing protein encodes MKITPLDIRQKRFETVMRGFARPEVSAYLELIAGEFEEVVKENIALKEELKRTQHKLEQHQERERTLQETMVTAQRISEDLKDAAKKEAEIVIADAEHQAEKIVHGAHQRLVQVVEDINELKRQRTQFESQVRSVVEAHRKLLETFAAPSFADRDYARVEDNVAFLTQKKATSND; translated from the coding sequence ATGAAGATCACCCCGCTCGACATCCGGCAGAAGCGCTTCGAGACGGTGATGCGCGGCTTCGCGCGTCCCGAAGTGAGCGCGTACCTGGAATTGATTGCCGGTGAGTTCGAGGAGGTGGTGAAGGAGAACATCGCGCTCAAGGAGGAGCTGAAGCGCACGCAACACAAGCTCGAGCAACACCAGGAGCGCGAGCGCACCCTCCAGGAGACGATGGTCACCGCGCAGCGCATCAGCGAGGACCTGAAGGACGCCGCGAAGAAGGAAGCGGAGATCGTCATCGCGGACGCGGAGCACCAGGCGGAGAAGATCGTCCACGGTGCCCACCAGCGGCTGGTGCAGGTGGTGGAGGACATCAACGAGCTCAAGCGCCAGCGCACCCAGTTCGAATCCCAGGTGCGCTCCGTGGTGGAGGCCCACCGCAAGCTGCTGGAGACGTTCGCCGCGCCCTCCTTCGCGGACCGCGACTACGCGCGCGTCGAGGACAATGTCGCGTTCCTGACCCAGAAGAAGGCCACCTCCAACGACTAG
- a CDS encoding HEAT repeat domain-containing protein: MRPLLAAAALLLLPPVAHAQAPSRAPLKQGSEKQGSEKQGVEKPASARPAPASANASPADAALLRGLLWAAEPAPEELRTLAIEDLALLGDARALDPLAALIWDPNPRIQQAALRAVALFQHRRAEEILGNVVRHPRLPDALKIQALGGLLYQRTPTARRAVQDVAADSRVGYAVQNAARSVASQWEAPAAATP, translated from the coding sequence ATGCGTCCGCTCCTCGCCGCCGCCGCCCTGCTGCTGCTGCCCCCCGTCGCGCATGCCCAGGCCCCGTCCCGGGCGCCCCTGAAACAGGGCTCGGAGAAGCAAGGCTCGGAGAAGCAGGGCGTGGAGAAGCCCGCGTCCGCCCGGCCCGCTCCGGCGTCCGCGAACGCGAGCCCCGCCGACGCCGCCCTCCTGCGGGGACTGCTGTGGGCCGCGGAGCCGGCGCCGGAGGAGCTCAGGACGCTCGCCATCGAGGACCTGGCGCTCCTGGGAGATGCGCGCGCCCTGGATCCGCTGGCCGCGCTCATCTGGGACCCCAACCCCCGCATCCAGCAGGCGGCGCTGCGCGCGGTGGCGCTCTTCCAGCACCGCCGCGCGGAGGAGATTCTGGGCAACGTCGTGCGCCACCCGCGCCTGCCGGATGCGCTGAAGATCCAGGCGCTGGGGGGACTGCTCTACCAGCGCACCCCCACCGCCCGGCGCGCCGTGCAGGACGTGGCCGCCGACAGCCGCGTGGGCTACGCGGTGCAGAACGCCGCGCGCTCCGTGGCGTCGCAGTGGGAAGCCCCCGCGGCCGCGACGCCCTGA
- a CDS encoding J domain-containing protein: protein MGAAVASWQTLENVEVECTHCGVMMTLQPGNRVKYFRCGSCHRWVSSTYSEVFRADAKMRTHPVKDTADADARFVEVKDRLDKWLSAVQEQCPYQTMGVSPLDPPDVVRARFHALALERHPDRGGSAEQMRELNAAYERILKHRQRKRLEALSSGTSTRAAPTSVLPARSR from the coding sequence ATGGGTGCGGCGGTCGCGAGCTGGCAGACGCTGGAGAATGTCGAAGTGGAGTGCACCCACTGCGGCGTCATGATGACCCTTCAGCCGGGCAACCGGGTGAAGTACTTCCGGTGCGGCTCATGCCACCGCTGGGTGTCCAGCACCTACAGCGAGGTGTTCCGCGCGGACGCGAAGATGCGCACGCACCCGGTGAAGGACACCGCGGACGCGGACGCGCGCTTCGTGGAGGTGAAGGACCGCCTGGACAAGTGGCTCAGCGCCGTCCAGGAGCAGTGCCCGTACCAGACGATGGGCGTCTCGCCGTTGGATCCGCCGGACGTGGTGCGCGCGCGCTTCCACGCGCTGGCCCTGGAGCGGCACCCGGACCGGGGCGGCTCCGCGGAGCAGATGCGGGAGCTCAACGCGGCCTACGAGCGCATCCTCAAGCACCGTCAGCGCAAGCGGCTGGAGGCGCTGTCGTCGGGCACGTCCACGCGCGCGGCCCCCACGTCCGTCCTGCCCGCGCGCAGCAGGTAG
- a CDS encoding stage II sporulation protein M has protein sequence MASPLPAFVSRRRPDWDALQALLTRQRSGRLRLEELRRLDTLYRRAASDLAQAQTFYPGTDAHRFLNQLCGQAYGAIYQPPRERWASTRDFFRRDFPATLRREARFVGVSAGLLVLGLVLGALVVLLEPRGAELLVPEGVRRYVAQGRMWTDDLLSVAPPNAVASGIATNNLTVTLFAFASGILLGVGPVFTLVNNGVLIGAVGALCFREGMAVGFLDFIAAHGPVELSIIVISGGAGLMVGQALIDPGELPRTQALQMRGREAVKLVVGCAPFLAGIGVVEGFISPGDFFPTWAKVGLGLSLGALFWLYLLRAGRTDVGAARVDVPDDSASSRLR, from the coding sequence ATGGCCAGCCCCCTGCCCGCCTTCGTCTCCCGCCGCCGTCCGGACTGGGACGCGCTCCAGGCCCTGCTGACGCGCCAGCGCTCGGGCCGGCTGCGGCTGGAGGAACTGCGGCGGTTGGACACGCTGTACCGGCGCGCGGCGTCGGACCTGGCGCAGGCGCAGACGTTCTACCCGGGCACGGACGCGCACCGCTTCCTCAACCAGCTCTGCGGGCAGGCCTACGGCGCCATCTACCAGCCGCCCCGCGAGCGCTGGGCCTCCACGCGCGACTTCTTCCGGCGCGACTTCCCGGCCACCCTGCGCAGGGAGGCGCGCTTCGTGGGGGTGAGCGCGGGGCTGCTGGTGCTGGGGCTGGTGCTGGGCGCGCTGGTGGTGCTGCTGGAGCCGCGCGGCGCGGAGCTGCTGGTGCCGGAGGGCGTGCGGCGCTACGTGGCGCAGGGGCGCATGTGGACGGACGACCTGTTGTCGGTGGCGCCGCCCAACGCGGTGGCCTCCGGCATCGCGACCAACAACCTCACCGTCACGCTGTTCGCGTTCGCGTCCGGCATCCTGCTGGGCGTGGGGCCCGTCTTCACGCTCGTGAACAACGGGGTGCTCATTGGCGCGGTGGGCGCGCTGTGCTTCCGCGAGGGCATGGCGGTGGGCTTCCTGGACTTCATCGCCGCGCACGGGCCCGTGGAGCTGTCCATCATCGTCATCTCCGGCGGAGCGGGCCTGATGGTGGGCCAGGCGCTCATCGACCCGGGGGAGCTGCCGCGCACGCAGGCGCTCCAGATGCGGGGGCGCGAGGCGGTGAAGCTGGTGGTGGGCTGCGCGCCCTTCCTCGCCGGCATCGGCGTGGTGGAGGGCTTCATCTCCCCGGGCGACTTCTTCCCCACCTGGGCCAAGGTGGGGCTGGGCCTCTCACTGGGGGCGCTCTTCTGGCTCTACCTGCTGCGCGCGGGCAGGACGGACGTGGGGGCCGCGCGCGTGGACGTGCCCGACGACAGCGCCTCCAGCCGCTTGCGCTGA
- a CDS encoding RDD family protein produces MTPSAPAPHVDVATPERVALSLPVAGIGYRCLAWAVDASLLFFFWVALYFVVTLLVSDVLGAFQALSGLVQTLLAVGLFATQWLYWTLAEVFFHGQTPGKRALRIRVVREDGSPVGFFESAVRNLCRAVDFLPVMYATGCITMLLDARHRRLGDLLAGTVLVREEAIDLDKYTQGPGPAGPAREPASVQRPLGAEDVELVLAFLARAPGLEKDVRQRLGARLVDRVGAALTEEERARVLESPEATEAFLRHRAQAAH; encoded by the coding sequence ATGACTCCCTCCGCTCCCGCACCCCATGTCGACGTCGCCACGCCTGAACGGGTGGCCCTCTCCCTGCCCGTGGCCGGCATCGGCTACCGCTGCCTGGCGTGGGCGGTGGATGCCAGTCTGCTGTTCTTCTTCTGGGTGGCGCTCTACTTCGTCGTCACGCTGCTCGTCTCCGACGTGCTGGGCGCGTTCCAGGCCCTGTCGGGGCTGGTGCAGACGCTGCTGGCGGTGGGCCTCTTCGCCACGCAATGGCTGTATTGGACGCTGGCGGAGGTCTTCTTCCATGGACAGACACCGGGCAAACGCGCGCTGCGGATCCGCGTGGTGCGCGAGGATGGCTCGCCGGTGGGCTTCTTTGAAAGCGCCGTGCGCAACCTGTGCCGGGCCGTGGACTTCCTGCCGGTGATGTATGCGACCGGGTGCATCACCATGCTGCTGGACGCGCGGCACCGCCGGCTGGGGGACCTGCTCGCGGGCACCGTGCTGGTGCGCGAGGAGGCCATCGACCTGGACAAGTACACGCAGGGCCCCGGGCCCGCCGGACCCGCGCGGGAGCCCGCCTCCGTGCAGCGCCCGCTGGGCGCGGAGGACGTGGAGCTGGTGCTGGCCTTCCTGGCGCGCGCGCCCGGGCTGGAGAAGGACGTGCGCCAGCGGCTGGGGGCGCGGCTGGTGGACCGGGTGGGCGCCGCGCTGACGGAGGAGGAGCGCGCGCGGGTGCTTGAGTCCCCCGAGGCCACGGAGGCCTTCCTGCGCCACCGCGCCCAGGCGGCCCACTGA
- the fruA gene encoding response regulator transcription factor FruA produces MAANQSAVRISILEGPWAAWQGLSDGLRGEGHSTSVTRDVRGFLDGLGTDPPQVAILDVESDGEAAIGCSVTEGLNLLREARKRRLEVRMLLLSAVSTPEVISQCFDEGASGYLFRAGLGVNAVSSAVQSLVRGERLFPVQLLRNDFEHPPVTSPTASVLLLLTQREREVLAYVAGGADNLKIAAHLQIAERTVKSHVTQLYRKLGAENRTQLALRACHLGVRPPPDL; encoded by the coding sequence ATGGCAGCGAATCAATCCGCAGTTCGTATTTCGATTCTCGAAGGACCTTGGGCGGCCTGGCAGGGCCTTTCCGATGGGCTTCGAGGTGAGGGTCATTCCACTTCGGTGACGCGCGACGTGCGCGGCTTCCTGGACGGGCTTGGTACGGATCCGCCGCAGGTGGCCATTCTGGACGTGGAGAGTGATGGCGAAGCCGCCATCGGCTGCTCCGTGACGGAAGGGCTCAACCTGCTGCGCGAAGCCCGCAAGCGCAGACTGGAAGTCCGCATGCTGCTCCTGTCCGCGGTGAGCACGCCGGAGGTCATCTCCCAGTGCTTCGACGAGGGGGCCTCGGGCTACCTCTTCCGCGCGGGTCTGGGCGTCAATGCCGTCTCTTCCGCGGTCCAGTCGCTGGTGAGGGGCGAGCGCCTCTTCCCCGTGCAACTGCTGCGCAATGACTTCGAGCATCCGCCGGTGACTTCACCCACGGCGAGCGTGCTGCTGCTGCTCACGCAGCGGGAGCGCGAGGTGCTCGCGTACGTGGCGGGAGGCGCGGACAACCTGAAGATCGCCGCGCACCTGCAGATCGCCGAACGCACCGTGAAGTCACACGTCACGCAGCTCTACCGCAAACTCGGGGCGGAGAATCGCACCCAGCTTGCCCTGCGCGCCTGCCACCTGGGCGTCAGGCCTCCGCCGGACCTCTAG